A genomic region of Glycine max cultivar Williams 82 chromosome 15, Glycine_max_v4.0, whole genome shotgun sequence contains the following coding sequences:
- the LOC100778569 gene encoding 50S ribosomal protein L18, chloroplastic codes for MLASSLSFLHSCTSPSSSSLLSISPPNPKPSHFLPFVVEAKDRTRREDRTARHTRIRKKVEGTPERPRLSVFRSNKHLSVQVIDDTAMRTLASVSTMQKTVADEFNYSAGPTVEVAKRMGEIIAKSCLEKGITKVAFDRGGYPYHGRVQALAEAAREHGLDF; via the exons ATGCTAGCTTCTTCGCTCTCCTTCCTCCATTCTTGCACATccccctcttcctcttccttatTGTCAATTTCACCTCCAAACCCCAAACCCTCTCACTTCCTACCTTTCGTGGTCGAAGCCAAAGACAGGACCCGCAGGGAAGACAGGACCGCTCGCCACACTCGCATCAGAAAGAAG GTCGAAGGGACGCCCGAGAGGCCGAGGCTGTCCGTGTTCCGGTCGAACAAGCATCTCTCTGTGCAGGTGATTGATGACACCGCAATGCGCACGCTTGCTTCGGTGTCGACAATGCAGAAGACGGTTGCTGATGAGTTCAACTACTCCGCTGGCCCTACAGTT GAAGTAGCAAAGAGGATGGGTGAGATCATTGCAAAATCCTGTTTGGAGAAGGGGATCACAAAGGTTGCCTTTGATCGAGGTGGATACCCATACCATGGCCGTGTTCAAGCACTTGCTGAAGCAGCCCGTGAACATGGCCTAGATTTCTAA